The DNA window GCCTCACCGCGGTCGTGACCGTACGACTCGCGGAGCCGCAGTTCGAGGGCCAGACCAAGGAGATCCTCGGCACCCCCGCCGCCACCAGGATCGTCGGCAACATCGTCCGCAAGGAGCTCGGCACCTACCTGGCCTCGAACAAGCGTGGCGAGAAGCCGTTCGCCCGCGCGGTGATGGACAAGATCGTCTCAGCCGCCCGCGCGCGCATCGCCGCACGGCAGCACCGGGACGCGCAGCGGCGCAAGAGCGCGCTCGAGTCCTCAGCCCTGCCGGCGAAACTAGCCGACTGCCGATCGACCGACGTCGACCGCACCGAGCTGTTCATCGTGGAGGGTGACTCCGCACTCGGCACCGCGAAGCTCGCCCGCAACTCGGAGTTCCAAGCCCTGTTGCCGATTCGCGGCAAGATCCTGAACGTGCAGAAGGCCTCGGTCTCCGACATGCTCAAGAACGCCGAGTGCGCGTCGATCATCCAGGTCGTCGGAGCGGGCTCGGGACGTACGTTCGACCTCGACGCCGCGCGCTACGGCAAGATCATCTTCATGGCCGACGCCGACTCCGACGGCGCTCACATCCGTTGCCTGCTTGCGACTTTGTTCTGGCGGTACATGCGCCCGCTGGTTGAGGCCGGCCGCGTCTTCTCCGCCGTGCCGCCGCTGCACCGGATCGAGCTGTCCAACCCGAAGAAGGGTCAGGACAAGTACGTCTACACCTACACCGACGCTGAGCTGCAGCGCACGCTCGTCCAGTACGAGAAGCGCAACATCAAGACCAAGGACAATCCGCAACGGTACAAGGGTCTTGGCGAGATGGACGCCGATCAGTTGGCCGAGACCACGGTCGACCCGCGGCACCGTACGCTCCGGCGACTCACCGCCTCCGGTGCCGAGGAGGCCGAACGCGTCTTCGAGCTGCTGATGGGCAACGACGTCGCGCCGCGCAAGGAATTCATTGTCGCGGGCGCGTACGAACTCGACGATTCTCGCATCGACGCATAACCGTTCTTTACCCAGAAATCCCGACATAGGTGTTTTAACTATCTCCACGTGGTTACTTTCAGAACACGGGAAGGCACTCAACGTGACCGGGAGGTAGGTAGAGATGCCTCGTACGTGGTGGAAGCGAACTGGCGCCGCAATGGTGGCGCTCGCGATGGCCGGAGCCCTGACGACCGGCGTCGCGCAGGCAGAGACGAAGTCCGCGCTACCCAAGGACGAACCTGGGCTGCTGGCCCTTCGCTCCGATGACAACCTGTGCTTGACGTTTGTCGTCGCGGACAAGATTCCAACTGCGGTGATGGCTCCTTGCGTGCCGTCGCCGATCTCGATGCTGCAGGAGTGGACGCTCACCGCCGACGGTCAGCTGCAGGTCAGCCTGACCGACGGCCTGCTCGATCCGCTGCCGACCGGCGCTTGCCTCGACACCGCGGCGGACCTGGTGCCGGTGGAGCTGCCGGCCGAGACGCCGGTGCTGGTTCTCCCATGTCGTAAGGGAACTGGGCAGCAGTGGACGTACGACGACGCGACCGGTTCGCTCGTCAACAAGGCGAACGACAAGGCCCTGAGCCCGATCCTGGGCGCGGACGTCGTTGGTGCGCCGGTGGTCACGCGATTGCTGAACAAGACCGACGACACGCAGGGTTGGGACCAGGTCGAGGCGCCGGGGCTCTCGCTGGGCGGCGCGATCACGTTCCTGATGAACCTCATCTACGGGCTGGTCGACATCGACCTCGATGTCAGTCTGTGTGAGGACCTCCTGGCGCAGGTCTCGGCCAAGGTGACGATCCCGCCTGAGCTGTGGGAGTTGCCGGCCGCGATGGTCGACCAGGTTCCGGGTGCCCCCACCCGCGAGGAGGTCACGGCAGGGCGGTGACCGTCAGCTCACCTCGATGCGAACGTCGGCGTCCGTGGAGACGTCGACGTTCGCATGTGCGTCGACGGTCACGTCGAGCCGATGCCCTGCGACCTGCAGGCCGACGACGCGCAACGGCCACCAGGACGAGAACGCCGGGCTCGGGCTGATCCGCAGCACCCCGTTCGGTACGTCCGGGTCGAGACCGAGAGCGGCGGCGACGATCGCGATCGTGCCAGCGGCGGACCAGGCCTGCGGACGACACGAGGGCGGATAGACGAGCAGCGGTTCGCCGTCGAACGCGCTCGTTCCGCCATACAGCTCGGGGATCCGGTCGTCGAACGCCCTTGCCACGGAGACGATTCCGTTCGCCAAGCCAGCCGCTGTCAAGGCGTGCTTGTCACGGACGAGACCGGTCACGGCGATCGCCGTGTCGTGCGGCCAGATCGAGCCGGTGTGGTAGCCGAGCGGGTTGAATCCCGTTGCCGTACTGGACATCGTACGAAGCCCGCGGCCGGTGTCCATGTCCCGGCCGCGCAACCGTTCGGCCACGTGCGCGATCTCGGCGTCGTCGAGCAGGCCGGTGCCGAGCAGGTGGCCGAGGTTGGAGGTCACGGTCGGAACGGGACGCTTGTCGCCGTCGAGTGCGATCGCGGGGAACGGGCCGTGCTCGTCGCTCACCCAGAACGCCGACCGGAACCTGTCCTGCATCCCCGCTGCCCACTCGCGCAGGCTGCCAACCCCAGGTTGCCCCAGCACCTCGAGCAGCGCCGCACCCTTGATCACTGCTTCGTACGCGTACGCCTGTGCCTCACACAAAGCGATCGGCGCCTTGGCCAGCTCGCCGGTCGGCCCTTGGACGCCGTCGTGCGAGTCTTTCCAACCCTGGTTGGACAACCCCTTGCCCGTGCTGTCGATGTACTCGAGGAACCCGTCGCCGTCGGTGTCCGCCGGACCGGTGATCCAGTCCAGCGCACCCCGCAGCGCGGGCACGGACTCGTCGGCAGGCATGCCCCAACGCCACGCGTCGTACAGCAGCGACACCCAGAGCGGGGTGGCGTCGATCGTGCCGTAGTAGACCGGCGGCAGGACGTTCCCCTCGCCGAGGCGAACGGGAGTGCCGCGGACCTCGTGCAGGATCTTGCCCGGCTGCTCGCCGGTCGTCTCGTCGTCGCGGGTGCCCTGCCGGCGGGCGAGGGTGGCCAACGTTCCGCGTGCCAGCTCGGTGCCGAGAGGAAGGAGCATCCGCGCGGCCCAGATGGAGTCGCGGCCGAACAGCGTGAAGAACCATGGGCTGCCGGCGGCGAGAAACGGGTCGCCGGCGTCCGCGAGCACGAGGCCCTCGAGGTCGGCGAGGCTGCGGTCGACGAGCCGGCCGAGGTCGCGGTCGGCAGCCGTGACAGTCGCTCGACTCCACGGTGCTTCGGCAGGCTCGAAGCCGGCCGAGACCCCAGCGGTCCCGGCGACGTCGAGCTCGATGCTGACCGCACCGCCGGCGGGCACCTCGAGCTGCCAGACCAGTCGCGCCTCGTTGCCCTGCAGCGTGACCTCGGCAGCGGCCGGGAACGACAGTGAGACCCGGCTCTCGCCGTTGGTCCACTCGACGACGGTCCCCGCGAGCGAAGGGGAGACCATCGGTACGTCGACGCCCTGCCGGATGTCGGACATGCTCGCCAGGTCGCTCGCGGCCCGTACGCCGAGCACGACGGTCGTCGGCTCGGTGGCGATGCTGCGCACGGTCAGGCGTTCGGTCAGTCCGTCGCCGTGGACGACCCGGCTCCGCTCGACGGCGAGTGCGTGGTCCGGACCCGCCTCGGGGAGCAGCCCGACGAACGTCGCCGAGGCCGCTGCGGGCGCGGACCCGCCGATGTGGACCGGCTCCGCCTCGTCGACAAGGACGACCAGCTTGGACAGCATGCGGATGTCGTGGAGGAGCAGCCCTTGGATCCCGCCCGTCCTTATCTGGCCATCGGCCTCTGAGAGGGCGACGGCGGGCGCGGAGAGGCAGCTGACGAGGTCGTGAAGGAAAGAAGTGCTCATCTCGAAGGACGACTCTACTGATCTTGACTCCCCGCCGGACGTTCACCGCGCTCTCCGTCTGGCGGGGGTTGAGGAGGGAGTCCTATTTGGGGTCGAGTAACAAGTCTCATCAAGATCAGGTTCAGGGGTTTACGCCAAGGCGCCGATCGGGCACTCTCAGCTCAACTCGTAGGGAGGCCATATGTCCGAGTCCGTCACTGCACCGTCGCAGCCCGGCTCGCAGCCGGAGCTCAAGCGCGTCATCGGTCCCAAGCTCCTGCTGTTCTTCGTCGTCGGGGACATCCTGGGCACCGGCATCTACGCCTTGACCGGCACGGTCGCCGGCAAGGTGGGAGGCGCGGCTTGGCTGTCGTTCGGTCTCGCTTTCATCGTCGCCTTGTTCACCGCCACCTCGTACCTGGAGCTCGTTGGCAAGTATCCGAAGGCAGCGGGCGCGGCGCTCTATACGCACAAGGCGTTCGGCATCCACCTGCTGACGTTCATGGTCGCGTTCACGGTGATGTCGTCCGGCCTCACCTCGGCCGCAGCGGCGTCACGCGCGTTCGGCGGGACCTATCTGCAGGAGCTGGTCGGAGAGTTCAGCAACGGAACGACGATCCTCGTCGCCATCGCCTTCCTGGCCGTGCTCGCCGGGATCAACTTCCGCGGCGTCGCGGAGTCGGTCTACCTGAACGTGATCCTCACCTGCGTCGAGCTGTCCGGTCTGCTCATCATCATCGTGCTGGGCTTCATGGCGTTCGGCGAAGGCGTCGCCGACGCGAGCCGGGCGTTCGAGTTCAACGAGGGCAACACGTTCAACCTCGTCATCGGTGGCGCGGCGCTCGCGTTCTTCGCGATGGTCGGGTTCGAGGACTCGGTCAACATGGCCGAGGAGACGAACGATCCGCCGCGGACGTTCCCGCGCGCGTTGTTCGCCGGCATCCTCATCACCGGTGTCATCTACATGCTGGTGGCGTTCTTCGCGACCGCGATCGTGCCGCTGAACGTGCTCGGCGAGTCGACCGGCCCGCTGCTCGAGATCGTCAAGATCGCTGCGGTCGGTTTCCCGCTCTGGCTGTTCGCGCTGATCGCCTTGTTCGCCGTGACGAACTCCGCCTTGATCAACCTGATGATGGCCTCGCGGCTGATCTACGGGATGGCGAACCAGAAGGTCATCCCGCGCTGGCTGGGCAACGTGCACCCGTTCCGGCGTACGCCCTGGGTCGCCATCATCTTCACCACCCTGTTGGCGATGGGGCTGACGACGTCGAGCCAGATCTCGGTGCTCGGTGGAACGACCGCGCTGCTGCTGCTCGCGGTGTTCGCGATCGTCAACGGCGCCGTGCTGATCCTGCGGCGCGACCCGGTGTCGCATTACCACTTCAAGGCGCCGACGGTCTTCCCGATCCTCGGCATCATCTGCTGCGTCTACCTGGTCATCCCCGGGTTGTCGGGCCGTCCGGCGATCCAGTACATCGTCGCCGGCGTCCTGTTGGGGATCGGGCTGATCCTGTGGCTGGTGACGTGGATCTTCCACGGCCGGAAGACGTCGACGATCGACCCGACGCAACTGTCGGAGGAGCCCGAGCTTCCCCCGGAGATGCGGCGCTAGAGCAGTTGCAACGCGGCTTCTGAAGGCGACCCCGGTTCGGCGGAGTAGAGCAACATCCGCTGGCCGGGGTCGTCTGGCAGTTCCATCGACTCCTCATCGACGGTGAGCACGCCCACGGTCGGGTGGTGGAGGTCGTGCCGGCCGAACGCGCAGCTGCGGACCTGGTGCTTGGACCACAGCGTCGCGAACTCGTCGCTGCGCATCGACAGGTCGCCGATCAGCTCGGCGAGGGCGGGGTCGTCGGCGTGCTGGCCGGCGAGAAGGCGCAAGCAGGCAACGGTTTCGCGGGCCTGCCGTCCCCAGTCGACGAACAGCTCGCGGATGTGCGGGTCGAAGAATGTGATCCGCGCGAGGTTCGGCCGCTCGCCGTACGGGAGGTGCGCGGCGAGCAGCAGGTGCGCGCGACGGTTCCACGCCAGCACGTCCATCCGGCGGCCGATCACGAGCGCCGGGACGTTCAACGCCGACACGAGCTGGGCGACGCTGGGTCGCAGCCGCTCCAGACGCGGGCGGCGTCTCGCTGGGGTCGCGGGGCGGGCCAGGTCGAGCAGGTGCTCCCGTTCGTGCTCGTCCAGCCGCAACGCCCGCGCGATCGCGTCCAGCACCGCGTTCGACGCGTTCTGGCTCAGGCCCTGCTCGAGCCGGGTGTAGTACGCCGGGCTCACCCCGGCCAGTTGGGCGAGCTCCTCGCGGCGCAGTCCCGGCACCCGCCGCCGCCCTATGTCGGCGAGCCCGACGTCGGACGGGCGCAGCTGGGCGCGCCGCGTCCGCAGGAAGTCGCCCAGCGAGGTGCTCGTCTCCACCCACCCAGTATCGCCCGAGTCGACGCGGCGAGCCTGACCCTGCCAGTGGTACGAACGACGAGTGCTGGTTGCCGTACGGCCTGCCCAGCACGCTGGAGCGCATGGACCTCCACCTCACCGACAAGACCGCGCTGGTCACCGGATCGACCCAGGGCATCGGCTTCGCCGTCGCCACCGGCCTCGCCCGGGAGGGCGCGACCGTCATCCTGAACGGCCGCGACGAGACCCGGCTCGCCGACGCGCACAAGCGGCTGCTCGACCTCGTTCCTGGTGCTGACGTCCGTACGGTCGCCGCCGACGTCACGACCGTCGAGGGCAGCCAGGCGTTGACGGCCGCCGAGCCGGACGTCGACATCCTCGTCAACAACGTCGCGATCTCCGCCTTCGCCGCGTTCCCCGACGTGACCGACGAGGAATGGACGCGCTACTTCGACACGAACGTGCTGAGCACGATCCGCCTCACCCGCCATTACCTCCCGGGAATGCTTGCTCGAAAGCAAGGTCGAATGCTTTTCGTCTCCGCGGACTCGGCCGTCACCAGCGACGCGGACATGCTGCCGTACGCGATGACGAAGAGCGCGCTGCTCACGGTGGCCCGCGGCATCGCCGAGCTGACGAAGGGTACGGAGGTCACTGTCAACTCCGTGTTGGCAGGGCCGGTGGCCACCGAGGGCGCGCTCGAGTTCATCCGCGAATCCGCCGAGGAACAAGGGCGTTCGGCGGAGGAGGTCGAGGCAGCGTACTTCGACGAGTTCCGCCCGACCTCGCTGCTGCGGCGTCCCGCGACGCCGGAGGAGCTGGCGAGCCTCGTCGTCTACCTGAGCAGCCCGCTCGCCGTGTCGACGAACGGCGCCGCCGTGCACGCCGAGGGCGGCACGATCCGGACGATCGCCTAGCCCGTACCGGCGATGCGGGAGAGCAGCACACCCCGCGTCGCCGAACCGGTCTTGGCGAGGATCGCCTTCACGTGGTCGTTCACGGTGTGCTCCGACAGCACGAACGTGCGCGCGAGCTGCCGCGTGTCGGCGCCAGTGCAGAGCTCGGCAAGCACCTCTCGTTCGCGGCCGCTGAGCCCGTGCGCCAGCGCGAACACCTCCAGCCGTTCCGCCGGCGTGCAGGTCTCGATGCTCACCGCGAGGTCGCCGCCCTCGGACAGCCGCGATGCTCGCAACGTCGCCCACCGCCCGCCGCCGAGGTGCACCCGCGACCACGCCGGCATGCTCGCGCTGACCAACGCCGCCGCGACGTTGTACGCGGCGGCGGGGATTGCCGGGATCGGGTCGTCCGGCGGGTTCAGCCGGTGCAGCGTCTCCACCGCGGCAGACGTCTGCTGGCGCACGTGCAGATCGGGGCCGAGCACGAGCACCGACGGCCCGTCGTGCGGGGTCATCGAACCGGGAAGGAACGTCCTCGCCTGCGCGCGCCGGAGCCCCTCAGTCACCGGCCGAACGAACGAGTCGAGCAGTGCCCGTTCGGCCGACGCGAAGGGCGTCGTCCGCCACAGGTCCAGCCAAGCCCAGCAGCCGAACCGGTCGTGGAACACCACTGTCGCCACGTCGACGATCGCCGGGTCGTGCCACGTCCCATCGGTCTCGTGCAGGAACCGCACCGACGCCCCGGCGTCCATCACCGTGGTCCAGCGCGTCGACTCCGCGAGATAACGCCACCGGATCAGGTCGGGCAGGTCGGGCCACGACAACCCGGGAACGTCGGCCAACGGAGACGTTCC is part of the Tenggerimyces flavus genome and encodes:
- a CDS encoding helix-turn-helix transcriptional regulator, whose amino-acid sequence is MLERVERLCAGTLDAKSLRERVLAEVRRAVPFDAQVWVLTDPVTRVGTSPLADVPGLSWPDLPDLIRWRYLAESTRWTTVMDAGASVRFLHETDGTWHDPAIVDVATVVFHDRFGCWAWLDLWRTTPFASAERALLDSFVRPVTEGLRRAQARTFLPGSMTPHDGPSVLVLGPDLHVRQQTSAAVETLHRLNPPDDPIPAIPAAAYNVAAALVSASMPAWSRVHLGGGRWATLRASRLSEGGDLAVSIETCTPAERLEVFALAHGLSGREREVLAELCTGADTRQLARTFVLSEHTVNDHVKAILAKTGSATRGVLLSRIAGTG
- a CDS encoding glycogen debranching N-terminal domain-containing protein; amino-acid sequence: MSTSFLHDLVSCLSAPAVALSEADGQIRTGGIQGLLLHDIRMLSKLVVLVDEAEPVHIGGSAPAAASATFVGLLPEAGPDHALAVERSRVVHGDGLTERLTVRSIATEPTTVVLGVRAASDLASMSDIRQGVDVPMVSPSLAGTVVEWTNGESRVSLSFPAAAEVTLQGNEARLVWQLEVPAGGAVSIELDVAGTAGVSAGFEPAEAPWSRATVTAADRDLGRLVDRSLADLEGLVLADAGDPFLAAGSPWFFTLFGRDSIWAARMLLPLGTELARGTLATLARRQGTRDDETTGEQPGKILHEVRGTPVRLGEGNVLPPVYYGTIDATPLWVSLLYDAWRWGMPADESVPALRGALDWITGPADTDGDGFLEYIDSTGKGLSNQGWKDSHDGVQGPTGELAKAPIALCEAQAYAYEAVIKGAALLEVLGQPGVGSLREWAAGMQDRFRSAFWVSDEHGPFPAIALDGDKRPVPTVTSNLGHLLGTGLLDDAEIAHVAERLRGRDMDTGRGLRTMSSTATGFNPLGYHTGSIWPHDTAIAVTGLVRDKHALTAAGLANGIVSVARAFDDRIPELYGGTSAFDGEPLLVYPPSCRPQAWSAAGTIAIVAAALGLDPDVPNGVLRISPSPAFSSWWPLRVVGLQVAGHRLDVTVDAHANVDVSTDADVRIEVS
- a CDS encoding APC family permease; translated protein: MSESVTAPSQPGSQPELKRVIGPKLLLFFVVGDILGTGIYALTGTVAGKVGGAAWLSFGLAFIVALFTATSYLELVGKYPKAAGAALYTHKAFGIHLLTFMVAFTVMSSGLTSAAAASRAFGGTYLQELVGEFSNGTTILVAIAFLAVLAGINFRGVAESVYLNVILTCVELSGLLIIIVLGFMAFGEGVADASRAFEFNEGNTFNLVIGGAALAFFAMVGFEDSVNMAEETNDPPRTFPRALFAGILITGVIYMLVAFFATAIVPLNVLGESTGPLLEIVKIAAVGFPLWLFALIALFAVTNSALINLMMASRLIYGMANQKVIPRWLGNVHPFRRTPWVAIIFTTLLAMGLTTSSQISVLGGTTALLLLAVFAIVNGAVLILRRDPVSHYHFKAPTVFPILGIICCVYLVIPGLSGRPAIQYIVAGVLLGIGLILWLVTWIFHGRKTSTIDPTQLSEEPELPPEMRR
- a CDS encoding ricin-type beta-trefoil lectin domain protein; translated protein: MPRTWWKRTGAAMVALAMAGALTTGVAQAETKSALPKDEPGLLALRSDDNLCLTFVVADKIPTAVMAPCVPSPISMLQEWTLTADGQLQVSLTDGLLDPLPTGACLDTAADLVPVELPAETPVLVLPCRKGTGQQWTYDDATGSLVNKANDKALSPILGADVVGAPVVTRLLNKTDDTQGWDQVEAPGLSLGGAITFLMNLIYGLVDIDLDVSLCEDLLAQVSAKVTIPPELWELPAAMVDQVPGAPTREEVTAGR
- a CDS encoding helix-turn-helix transcriptional regulator; its protein translation is METSTSLGDFLRTRRAQLRPSDVGLADIGRRRVPGLRREELAQLAGVSPAYYTRLEQGLSQNASNAVLDAIARALRLDEHEREHLLDLARPATPARRRPRLERLRPSVAQLVSALNVPALVIGRRMDVLAWNRRAHLLLAAHLPYGERPNLARITFFDPHIRELFVDWGRQARETVACLRLLAGQHADDPALAELIGDLSMRSDEFATLWSKHQVRSCAFGRHDLHHPTVGVLTVDEESMELPDDPGQRMLLYSAEPGSPSEAALQLL
- a CDS encoding SDR family NAD(P)-dependent oxidoreductase, translated to MDLHLTDKTALVTGSTQGIGFAVATGLAREGATVILNGRDETRLADAHKRLLDLVPGADVRTVAADVTTVEGSQALTAAEPDVDILVNNVAISAFAAFPDVTDEEWTRYFDTNVLSTIRLTRHYLPGMLARKQGRMLFVSADSAVTSDADMLPYAMTKSALLTVARGIAELTKGTEVTVNSVLAGPVATEGALEFIRESAEEQGRSAEEVEAAYFDEFRPTSLLRRPATPEELASLVVYLSSPLAVSTNGAAVHAEGGTIRTIA